A stretch of the Streptomyces sp. NBC_00078 genome encodes the following:
- a CDS encoding cysteine desulfurase family protein: MAYLDHAATTPMLPEAVEAMTAQLSVTGNASSLHASGRQARRTVEESRETLAEALGARPSEVVLTSGGTEADNLAVKGLYWSRRDADPARTRVLASPVEHHAVLDAVHWLGEHEGATVEYLPVDPYGRVHPEALREAVARNPDDVALATVMWANNEIGTLTPVRELADVAREFDVPLHADAVQAFGQVPVDFAASGLAAMTVSGHKIGGPYGIGALVLGREYTPVPVLHGGGQERHVRSGTLDVPAVASFAVAGRLAAEQREWFEREIGALRDALVEAVRTAVPDAILGGDPVERLPANAHFTFPGCEGDSLLLLLDAQGIECSTGSACTAGVAQPSHVLLATGTDPDLARGTLRFSLGHTSTEADVEALAKAIGPAVERARAAGLT; the protein is encoded by the coding sequence ATGGCTTACCTCGACCACGCCGCGACAACTCCGATGCTCCCCGAGGCGGTCGAGGCGATGACCGCCCAGCTGAGCGTCACGGGCAACGCCTCCTCCCTCCACGCCTCCGGCCGGCAGGCCCGCCGCACCGTCGAGGAGTCCCGCGAGACCCTCGCCGAAGCGCTCGGCGCCCGCCCCAGCGAGGTCGTTCTCACCTCCGGCGGCACCGAAGCCGACAACCTCGCGGTGAAGGGCCTGTACTGGTCCCGCCGCGACGCCGACCCGGCCCGCACCCGCGTTCTCGCCAGCCCCGTCGAGCACCACGCCGTCCTCGACGCCGTCCACTGGCTCGGCGAACACGAGGGCGCCACCGTCGAGTACCTCCCGGTCGACCCGTACGGACGCGTCCACCCCGAAGCGTTGCGCGAGGCTGTCGCCCGCAACCCCGACGACGTGGCCCTCGCGACCGTGATGTGGGCGAACAACGAGATCGGCACCCTCACGCCGGTACGCGAACTCGCCGACGTGGCACGGGAGTTCGACGTCCCGCTGCATGCCGACGCGGTCCAGGCCTTCGGCCAGGTCCCCGTCGACTTCGCCGCCTCCGGCCTCGCCGCGATGACGGTCTCGGGCCACAAGATCGGCGGCCCGTACGGCATCGGAGCGCTGGTCCTGGGCCGCGAGTACACCCCCGTGCCCGTCCTGCACGGTGGCGGCCAGGAGCGCCATGTCCGCTCCGGCACCCTCGACGTCCCCGCCGTCGCCTCCTTCGCGGTGGCCGGCCGACTGGCCGCGGAGCAGCGCGAGTGGTTCGAGCGGGAGATCGGCGCCCTGCGCGACGCCCTGGTCGAGGCGGTCCGTACGGCCGTCCCCGACGCGATCCTCGGCGGCGACCCCGTGGAGCGCCTCCCGGCCAACGCCCACTTCACGTTCCCGGGCTGCGAGGGCGACTCCCTGCTGCTGCTCCTGGACGCCCAGGGCATCGAGTGCTCCACCGGCTCCGCCTGCACCGCGGGCGTCGCGCAGCCCAGCCATGTGCTGCTGGCCACCGGTACCGACCCCGACCTGGCCCGCGGCACCCTGCGCTTCTCCCTCGGCCACACCTCCACGGAGGCGGACGTCGAGGCCCTGGCGAAGGCGATCGGACCCGCGGTCGAGCGTGCGCGCGCCGCTGGGCTGACCTGA
- a CDS encoding M1 family metallopeptidase has translation MKLSRSARLGAVATAAASFFVIAASAAPAPGAPGIGDTYFPNLGNGGFDARHYALDVAYNPDTDRLDGRTTLTARATQNLSSFDLDLQKLEVTRVEVNGRRAQFTRDGDELHITPRGSLHKGHDFTVTVTYGGVPEALSGPIVFGSDYGWMKTADGVFVACEPNAASTWFPSSDHPSDKATYDIRIKAPKGLTGVSNGRLVSTYDKGASTYAHWRESRPMATYLATATIGKFDVKTGRTPSGIPIYVAIDPVLANSNSVDVYAVTAAATDYWSQVFGPYPFEETGAIVDDMPQAGFSLEVQSKPAYSAVRNETTIVHELAHQWFGDSVSVAHWKDIWLNEGFATYAQWLWAEHQGTRSAHDSFLAGYNSRPAADAFWQTVVADPQRDTMFASAVYQRGAMTLQALRERIGDKAFFKLLPAWTKLHRYGNANTAEFIKLAEKVSGQKLDDLFQKWLFTTGKPAL, from the coding sequence ATGAAACTCTCCCGTTCGGCACGCTTAGGAGCCGTCGCTACCGCGGCGGCTTCCTTCTTTGTCATCGCCGCCTCCGCGGCTCCAGCCCCGGGCGCCCCCGGAATAGGTGACACCTACTTCCCGAACCTGGGCAACGGCGGCTTCGACGCCCGGCACTACGCCCTGGACGTGGCGTACAACCCGGACACCGACCGCCTCGACGGCCGTACGACCCTCACCGCGCGCGCCACCCAGAATCTCTCCTCCTTCGACCTCGACCTGCAGAAACTCGAGGTCACCAGAGTCGAAGTGAACGGCAGACGCGCCCAGTTCACCCGTGACGGCGACGAACTGCACATCACGCCGCGCGGCTCCCTGCACAAGGGCCATGACTTCACGGTCACCGTCACCTACGGCGGCGTCCCCGAAGCCCTCAGCGGCCCCATCGTCTTCGGCTCCGACTACGGGTGGATGAAGACCGCGGACGGCGTCTTCGTCGCCTGCGAACCCAACGCCGCCTCCACCTGGTTCCCCTCCAGCGACCACCCCTCCGACAAGGCCACGTACGACATCCGCATCAAGGCCCCCAAGGGCCTGACCGGTGTCTCCAACGGCCGGCTGGTCTCGACGTACGACAAGGGAGCCTCGACGTACGCCCACTGGCGCGAGAGCCGGCCCATGGCGACCTACCTCGCGACCGCCACCATCGGGAAGTTCGACGTGAAGACCGGCAGGACGCCCTCCGGGATCCCGATCTACGTCGCCATCGACCCGGTGCTCGCGAACAGCAACAGCGTCGACGTGTACGCCGTGACCGCCGCGGCCACCGACTACTGGTCGCAGGTCTTCGGGCCTTATCCCTTCGAGGAGACCGGCGCGATCGTCGACGACATGCCGCAGGCCGGGTTCTCTCTGGAGGTGCAGAGCAAGCCCGCCTACTCGGCCGTGCGCAACGAGACGACGATCGTGCACGAACTGGCCCACCAGTGGTTCGGCGACTCGGTCTCGGTGGCGCACTGGAAGGACATCTGGCTGAACGAGGGCTTCGCCACCTACGCGCAGTGGCTGTGGGCCGAGCACCAGGGCACCCGCAGTGCCCACGACTCGTTCCTGGCCGGCTACAACTCCCGCCCCGCCGCCGACGCCTTCTGGCAGACCGTCGTCGCCGACCCGCAGCGCGACACCATGTTCGCGTCCGCGGTCTACCAGCGCGGCGCGATGACCCTGCAGGCGCTGCGCGAGCGCATCGGGGACAAGGCGTTCTTCAAGCTGCTGCCGGCCTGGACGAAGCTCCACCGCTACGGCAACGCCAACACCGCCGAGTTCATCAAGCTCGCCGAGAAGGTCTCCGGGCAGAAGCTCGACGACCTCTTCCAGAAGTGGCTCTTCACGACGGGCAAGCCGGCCCTGTAG
- a CDS encoding trimeric intracellular cation channel family protein: MLQQLFSPSVQHTLDLVGIFVFAISGALLAVRKNFDVFGIAVLAEVTALGGGLFRDLIIGAVPPAAFTDFGYFVTPLLAAVLVFFLHPHVERIQVGVNVFDAAGLGLFCVAGTTKAYEYGLGLTQSATLGLATAVGGGVLRDVLANEVPSLLRWDRDLYAVPAIVGATMAVLCIRYDALTPLTGGLAALTAFVLRLLAMKYHWRAPRAWNRRSTVREE, translated from the coding sequence GTGCTCCAGCAACTGTTCAGCCCCTCCGTCCAGCACACGCTCGACCTCGTCGGCATCTTCGTGTTCGCCATCTCCGGCGCGCTGCTGGCCGTCCGCAAGAACTTCGACGTCTTCGGCATCGCCGTGCTCGCCGAGGTCACCGCGCTGGGCGGAGGGCTGTTCCGTGACCTGATCATCGGCGCCGTACCGCCTGCCGCCTTCACGGACTTCGGCTACTTCGTCACCCCCCTGCTGGCCGCTGTCCTGGTGTTCTTCCTCCACCCGCACGTGGAGCGCATCCAGGTCGGGGTGAACGTCTTCGACGCGGCCGGCCTCGGCCTGTTCTGCGTCGCCGGGACGACGAAGGCGTACGAGTACGGGCTCGGCCTCACTCAGTCGGCGACGCTCGGCCTCGCCACCGCCGTCGGCGGCGGTGTCCTGCGCGACGTGCTCGCCAACGAGGTGCCCTCGCTGCTGCGTTGGGACCGCGACCTGTACGCGGTCCCGGCGATCGTCGGTGCCACCATGGCAGTCCTGTGCATCCGCTACGACGCCCTCACTCCGCTCACCGGCGGGCTCGCGGCCCTCACCGCCTTCGTCCTGCGCCTGCTCGCGATGAAGTACCACTGGCGAGCGCCTCGTGCGTGGAACCGGCGCTCGACGGTACGGGAGGAGTAG
- a CDS encoding alpha/beta fold hydrolase produces the protein MDKKTTSLDGTSVAYERTGQGPAVILVSGAMSTGATVAPLAGPLSDRFSVIAYDRRGRGGSGDTAPYSVAREVEDLAALIDVAGGEASLYGISSGGALALEAAASGLPVRQVAVYEVPFVVYEGGAEQLAEYTEHLTEALGDGRRGDAVELFLRLTGLAEEMIQGARRSPMWAGMEAIAPSLAYDNAVMGDGLVPRARLASIGVPVLSAAGSASPAWMREAARAVAESAPRGTYRTLEGQTHMVDPNVLAPVLAEFFSSAP, from the coding sequence ATGGACAAGAAGACCACTTCACTCGACGGCACCTCCGTCGCGTATGAACGGACCGGACAGGGCCCGGCGGTCATCCTGGTGAGCGGAGCGATGTCGACGGGCGCCACGGTGGCGCCCCTCGCCGGGCCCCTCTCGGACCGCTTCAGCGTCATCGCCTACGACCGCCGCGGCCGCGGTGGCAGCGGCGACACGGCGCCCTACTCGGTGGCCCGCGAGGTCGAGGACCTGGCCGCGCTCATCGACGTGGCGGGCGGGGAGGCGTCGCTCTACGGCATCTCGTCGGGCGGCGCGCTCGCCCTGGAGGCGGCGGCGAGCGGGCTGCCGGTCCGTCAGGTCGCGGTGTACGAGGTGCCGTTCGTCGTCTACGAAGGTGGCGCGGAGCAGCTCGCCGAGTACACCGAGCACCTCACCGAGGCGCTCGGGGACGGCCGGCGCGGGGACGCGGTCGAGCTGTTCCTCCGGCTGACGGGCCTGGCCGAGGAGATGATCCAGGGTGCCCGCCGGTCGCCCATGTGGGCGGGCATGGAGGCCATCGCGCCGAGTCTCGCGTACGACAACGCCGTGATGGGCGACGGTCTGGTGCCGCGGGCGCGGCTGGCCTCGATCGGTGTGCCCGTCCTGTCGGCCGCGGGTTCCGCGAGCCCCGCCTGGATGCGCGAGGCCGCCCGGGCCGTGGCCGAGTCGGCACCCCGGGGGACGTACCGGACCCTGGAGGGCCAGACCCACATGGTCGATCCGAACGTACTCGCGCCCGTGCTGGCGGAGTTCTTCTCCTCGGCGCCCTAG
- a CDS encoding DUF4190 domain-containing protein, with protein MQLTAPATSSTDTTRTPARDADGMAVASFILGLLGLLVLNVFLGPVAIILASVALWRGTTRRGRAFLGMGLGVADLVVLVVSMQMADTVSWNL; from the coding sequence ATGCAACTCACCGCCCCGGCCACGAGCAGCACCGACACCACCCGCACTCCCGCCCGCGACGCCGACGGCATGGCCGTCGCCTCCTTCATCCTCGGCCTCCTCGGCCTCCTCGTGCTGAACGTCTTCCTCGGCCCCGTCGCGATCATCCTGGCCTCCGTCGCCCTCTGGCGCGGCACCACCCGTCGCGGCCGCGCGTTCCTGGGCATGGGGCTGGGCGTGGCCGACCTGGTGGTCCTGGTGGTCTCCATGCAGATGGCCGACACGGTCTCCTGGAACCTGTGA
- a CDS encoding TIGR00730 family Rossman fold protein, whose amino-acid sequence MRICVFLSAADLDDRYTRPARDFAKLLGKGGHTLVWGGSDVGLMKVVADGVQEAGGRLCGVSVDFLAAKARQGADEMVIARDLAERKRLLLEKADAVVIMVGGTGTLDEATEILELKKHGHTDKPVVLLNTAGFYDGLKEQFRRMDDEGFLPRPLTDLVFFAEEPVGALAYLEESQGVA is encoded by the coding sequence ATGCGAATCTGCGTGTTTCTTTCCGCCGCCGACCTCGACGACCGGTACACGCGCCCTGCGCGCGACTTCGCGAAACTGCTGGGCAAGGGCGGGCACACGCTCGTCTGGGGCGGTTCGGACGTCGGTCTGATGAAAGTGGTCGCCGACGGCGTGCAGGAGGCGGGAGGGCGGCTGTGCGGGGTCTCCGTGGACTTCCTCGCGGCCAAGGCGCGGCAGGGCGCGGACGAGATGGTGATCGCCCGTGATCTCGCAGAGCGCAAAAGGCTGCTCCTGGAGAAGGCCGACGCGGTAGTGATCATGGTGGGCGGCACGGGAACGCTCGACGAGGCCACCGAGATCCTCGAACTGAAGAAGCACGGGCACACCGACAAGCCGGTCGTCCTGCTCAACACCGCGGGCTTCTACGACGGCCTCAAGGAGCAGTTCCGGCGCATGGACGACGAGGGGTTCCTGCCCCGTCCGCTCACCGACCTGGTGTTCTTCGCGGAGGAGCCGGTGGGGGCGCTGGCCTACCTGGAGGAGAGCCAGGGCGTCGCATGA
- a CDS encoding SDR family oxidoreductase has protein sequence MADMATHVITGAGSGIGAAVARRLHARGDELVLHARDAGRAKELAAEFPGARTLVGDLADPDKLSWAFSHQSLPDRVDSLLHIAGVVDLGPVGELTPKSWRHQLNVNLIAPAELTRHFLPQLRAARGHVVFVNSGAGLRASADWSAYAASKHGLKALADSLRAEEHDSGVRVTSVYPGRTASPMQAKVHQQEGKEYDASEWIDPESVATTIVMALDLPKDAEVNDLTVRPGR, from the coding sequence ATGGCGGACATGGCTACACATGTGATCACCGGAGCGGGCTCCGGCATCGGCGCGGCCGTCGCCCGCCGCCTCCACGCGCGCGGGGACGAACTAGTGCTGCACGCGCGCGACGCGGGCCGCGCGAAGGAGCTGGCCGCCGAGTTCCCCGGGGCGAGGACGCTGGTGGGCGATCTGGCCGACCCGGACAAACTGAGCTGGGCCTTCTCCCACCAGTCCCTGCCCGACCGCGTGGACTCGTTGCTGCACATCGCGGGGGTGGTCGACCTGGGCCCGGTGGGCGAACTGACCCCCAAGTCCTGGCGTCACCAGCTCAACGTCAACCTCATCGCCCCGGCCGAGCTGACCCGTCACTTCCTGCCCCAACTGCGGGCGGCGCGCGGCCATGTGGTGTTCGTGAACTCGGGAGCGGGCCTGCGGGCGAGCGCCGACTGGTCGGCGTACGCGGCGTCGAAACACGGCCTGAAGGCGCTCGCGGACTCGCTGCGAGCCGAGGAGCACGACAGCGGCGTCCGCGTCACCTCGGTCTACCCGGGCCGCACGGCGAGCCCCATGCAGGCCAAGGTCCACCAGCAGGAGGGCAAGGAGTACGACGCCTCGGAGTGGATCGACCCCGAGTCGGTGGCGACGACGATCGTGATGGCCCTCGACCTGCCCAAAGACGCCGAGGTCAACGACCTGACGGTGAGGCCGGGACGGTGA
- a CDS encoding thioesterase family protein, producing MPEAASAPAVRAGIGDSEFDRDTALTPRAPGVYDIDLSAGWTIINAVNGGYLLAVLGRALADALPHSDPFTISAHYLTASQPGPAVVRTDVVRTGRTLSTGQASLFQYDERGHEVERIRVLASYGDLDSLPDDVRTTAQPPAIPPPDQCFGPQDGPAPVSGSSAIADRLMIKLDPSTLGWALGAPSGKGEMRAWFGLADGRDADPFSLLLAVDALPPTAFEIGLKGWVPTVELTVHVRCRPAPGPLRVSITTRNLAGGFLEEDAEVWDSADRLVAQSRQLARVRLG from the coding sequence ATGCCAGAAGCAGCTTCCGCACCGGCCGTCCGGGCCGGCATCGGCGACAGCGAGTTCGACCGGGACACCGCGCTCACCCCGCGCGCGCCCGGTGTGTACGACATCGACCTGTCGGCCGGCTGGACCATCATCAACGCCGTGAACGGCGGTTATCTGCTGGCCGTCCTGGGCCGTGCGCTCGCTGACGCCCTGCCGCACTCCGACCCCTTCACGATCTCCGCGCACTACCTCACCGCGTCCCAGCCGGGCCCGGCGGTCGTCCGCACCGACGTCGTCCGCACCGGCCGCACCCTGTCGACCGGCCAGGCCTCGCTCTTCCAGTACGACGAGCGGGGCCACGAGGTGGAACGCATCCGCGTCCTCGCCTCCTACGGCGACCTGGACTCCCTGCCCGACGACGTCCGTACGACGGCGCAGCCGCCCGCGATCCCGCCGCCGGACCAGTGCTTCGGTCCCCAGGACGGCCCGGCGCCGGTGTCCGGCAGCTCGGCCATCGCCGACCGCCTGATGATCAAGCTCGACCCGTCGACCCTGGGATGGGCGCTCGGGGCGCCGTCGGGCAAGGGCGAGATGCGTGCCTGGTTCGGCCTCGCCGACGGCCGTGACGCCGACCCCTTCTCGCTCCTCCTGGCGGTGGACGCGCTTCCGCCCACCGCCTTCGAGATCGGCCTGAAGGGCTGGGTGCCCACGGTGGAGCTCACGGTCCATGTCCGCTGCCGCCCGGCCCCGGGCCCCCTGCGCGTCTCGATCACCACCCGCAACCTCGCCGGCGGCTTCCTGGAGGAGGACGCCGAGGTCTGGGACAGCGCCGACCGGCTGGTGGCGCAGTCGCGTCAGCTGGCCCGGGTCAGGCTGGGCTGA
- the mnmA gene encoding tRNA 2-thiouridine(34) synthase MnmA, which produces MTDTSQPFRPLRVLAAMSGGVDSAVAAARAAEAGHDVTGVHLALSANPQSFRTGARGCCTIEDSRDARRAADVIGIPFYVWDLADRFREDVVEDFVAEYEAGRTPNPCLRCNEKIKFAALLDKALALGFDAVCTGHYAQVVVNPDGTRELHRASDMAKDQSYVLGVLDEKQLAHALFPLGDTVTTKGEIRAEAERRGLAVAKKPDSHDICFIADGDTQGFLANRLGKAEGDIVDESGARLGTHEGAYGFTIGQRKGLRIGTPAPDGKPRYVLDISPVNNTVTVGPAAALDVTGLTAIKPRWCGTAPSGPGTYTAQLRAHGGETEVTAELVGTTLEVSFTEPVRGVAPGQAIVLYDGTRVVGSATIASTTRATAAVG; this is translated from the coding sequence ATGACTGACACCTCGCAGCCCTTCCGCCCTCTTCGTGTACTCGCCGCCATGTCCGGCGGAGTGGATTCCGCCGTCGCCGCAGCCCGGGCCGCGGAAGCCGGCCACGACGTGACCGGTGTCCACCTGGCGCTCTCCGCGAACCCGCAGTCGTTCCGCACGGGCGCGCGTGGCTGTTGCACCATCGAGGACTCGCGTGACGCCCGCCGCGCCGCGGACGTCATCGGCATCCCGTTCTACGTCTGGGACCTCGCCGACCGCTTCCGCGAGGACGTGGTCGAGGACTTCGTCGCCGAGTACGAGGCCGGGCGCACCCCGAACCCCTGCCTGCGCTGCAACGAGAAGATCAAGTTCGCCGCGCTGCTGGACAAGGCCCTGGCCCTCGGCTTCGACGCCGTCTGCACCGGCCACTACGCCCAGGTCGTCGTGAACCCGGACGGCACGCGCGAACTTCACCGTGCCTCCGACATGGCCAAGGACCAGTCGTACGTCCTCGGCGTCCTGGACGAGAAGCAGCTGGCGCACGCGCTCTTCCCGCTGGGCGACACGGTGACCACCAAGGGCGAGATCCGCGCGGAGGCCGAGCGCCGCGGTCTCGCGGTCGCCAAGAAGCCCGACTCGCACGACATCTGCTTCATCGCCGACGGCGACACCCAGGGCTTCCTGGCGAACCGGCTGGGCAAGGCCGAGGGCGACATCGTCGACGAGTCCGGCGCCAGGCTGGGCACGCACGAGGGCGCGTACGGCTTCACCATCGGGCAGCGCAAGGGCCTGCGCATCGGCACCCCGGCACCCGACGGCAAGCCGCGCTACGTCCTCGACATCTCGCCCGTGAACAACACGGTGACGGTCGGCCCGGCCGCCGCCCTGGACGTGACCGGGCTGACCGCGATCAAGCCCCGCTGGTGCGGCACCGCCCCGTCCGGCCCGGGCACGTACACGGCACAGCTGCGGGCGCACGGCGGCGAGACCGAGGTCACCGCCGAACTGGTCGGCACCACCCTGGAGGTGTCGTTCACGGAGCCGGTCCGAGGCGTCGCCCCCGGCCAGGCGATCGTGCTGTACGACGGCACGCGCGTGGTGGGTTCGGCGACGATCGCCTCGACCACGCGCGCGACGGCGGCCGTCGGCTAG
- a CDS encoding TetR family transcriptional regulator, with protein MSHTLGIRQVQKQKTRQALLDAALGLLEEQSLSSLGLREVTRAVGVAPTAFYRHFRSTADLGVALVEEALGSLHPMIRTTVTTADSSEERIVRAVELIAGHVDAYPAHVRFIARERHSGVQPVREAIRDQLARFAEEVRSELAKDAESAGWDDDDLLMLAHLYVDQMLITASLFLEALEGTEEERARVAHVATRQMRLISIGRHHWPG; from the coding sequence ATGAGTCACACCCTCGGTATCCGGCAGGTCCAGAAGCAGAAGACCCGACAGGCGCTCCTGGACGCCGCGTTGGGTCTGCTGGAGGAGCAGAGCCTGAGCAGCCTGGGCCTGCGCGAGGTCACCCGCGCCGTCGGCGTCGCCCCCACCGCCTTCTACCGCCACTTCCGCTCCACGGCGGACCTGGGCGTGGCCCTGGTCGAGGAGGCGCTGGGCAGTCTGCACCCCATGATCCGGACGACGGTGACCACGGCCGACTCCAGCGAGGAACGCATCGTGCGCGCCGTCGAGTTGATCGCCGGCCATGTCGACGCGTACCCCGCTCACGTCCGTTTCATCGCCCGTGAGCGGCACAGCGGGGTCCAGCCGGTGCGGGAGGCCATCCGGGACCAACTGGCCCGGTTCGCCGAGGAAGTGCGCAGCGAGCTGGCCAAGGACGCCGAGTCCGCGGGCTGGGACGACGACGACCTGCTCATGCTGGCCCATCTGTATGTGGACCAGATGCTGATCACGGCGTCCCTGTTCCTGGAGGCGCTGGAGGGCACGGAGGAGGAACGCGCGCGGGTCGCGCATGTCGCGACCCGGCAGATGCGGCTGATCAGCATCGGACGGCACCACTGGCCCGGCTGA
- a CDS encoding esterase family protein: MSLTGTPFLYTLIVLFAIALILPLVLWSRIHGPKALRTAGRMLMLLFAQGTAVALVFVLVNNANSLYDNWADLLGTGNHVQQAANLGADGTGGIALKRLPKVKQDFAPATGPGMNGVRETQLKGRVSGVNAEVYVWLPPQYDQPAYRHHKFPVVELLPGYPGSAKAWFGSMRATRQLAPLMQSGQVAPFILVAPRTNLLAGVDTGCANIPGQVNADSWLSIDVPKMVMDNFRAEPAPRGWAVAGYSAGAHCAVKLAVAHPNRYMAAISMSGYNDPIGERNSLAAQNPTVRADNNPYLLMRKSPTPPRIALYVSGQPHDGYEAGVALEQSAKAPTTVHVIFIPKNAGGHNMALWRPQVVPSFRWLSVEMGQHHARTRSATPPVPSSAGSTHEALASGTSSRAGAGRRR, from the coding sequence ATGAGCCTCACCGGGACTCCGTTCCTCTACACGCTGATCGTGCTCTTCGCGATCGCACTGATACTGCCGCTCGTCCTGTGGTCACGGATCCACGGGCCGAAGGCCCTGCGTACGGCGGGCCGGATGCTGATGCTGCTGTTCGCCCAGGGGACGGCGGTCGCGTTGGTCTTCGTGCTCGTCAACAACGCCAACAGCCTGTACGACAACTGGGCCGACCTGCTCGGCACGGGCAACCATGTGCAGCAGGCGGCCAATCTGGGCGCCGACGGCACCGGCGGCATAGCTCTCAAGCGCCTGCCCAAGGTCAAGCAGGACTTCGCGCCGGCGACCGGGCCGGGAATGAACGGCGTCCGCGAGACCCAGCTCAAGGGCCGCGTCTCCGGCGTGAACGCCGAGGTCTACGTCTGGCTGCCGCCCCAGTACGACCAGCCCGCCTACCGTCACCACAAGTTCCCCGTGGTCGAGCTGCTGCCGGGCTACCCGGGCTCGGCGAAGGCATGGTTCGGTTCGATGCGGGCGACCCGGCAGCTGGCCCCGCTGATGCAGAGCGGTCAGGTCGCGCCGTTCATCCTGGTCGCCCCGCGCACCAACCTGCTGGCCGGCGTCGACACGGGCTGCGCGAACATCCCGGGCCAGGTCAACGCGGACAGCTGGCTGAGCATAGACGTACCGAAGATGGTCATGGACAACTTCCGCGCCGAACCCGCCCCCAGGGGCTGGGCGGTCGCCGGGTACTCGGCCGGGGCGCACTGCGCGGTCAAGCTGGCGGTGGCGCACCCGAACCGCTACATGGCCGCGATCAGCATGTCCGGCTACAACGACCCGATCGGCGAACGCAACTCGCTCGCCGCGCAGAACCCGACGGTCAGGGCCGACAACAACCCCTACCTGCTGATGAGGAAGTCCCCCACCCCGCCCCGGATCGCCCTGTACGTCTCCGGACAGCCGCACGACGGCTACGAGGCCGGCGTCGCCCTCGAACAGAGCGCGAAGGCACCGACGACCGTGCACGTCATCTTCATCCCGAAGAACGCGGGCGGGCACAACATGGCGCTGTGGCGGCCGCAGGTGGTCCCGTCGTTCCGCTGGCTCTCGGTGGAGATGGGCCAGCATCACGCCCGGACCCGCAGCGCTACTCCTCCCGTACCGTCGAGCGCCGGTTCCACGCACGAGGCGCTCGCCAGTGGTACTTCATCGCGAGCAGGCGCAGGACGAAGGCGGTGA
- a CDS encoding DUF427 domain-containing protein gives MAEGHTITIEQDDQHVRVVHGDQVLAESDRALLLRETGCPVRYYIPAEDVRLDLLTPSDTHTYCPFKGTASYWSTPDAADLVWGYPDPKPDVAGIKDHFCFYEVEVS, from the coding sequence ATGGCCGAAGGACACACGATCACCATCGAGCAAGACGACCAGCACGTGCGCGTGGTGCACGGCGACCAGGTTCTGGCGGAGAGCGACCGGGCCCTCCTCCTGCGCGAGACGGGCTGTCCGGTGCGGTACTACATCCCGGCCGAGGACGTCCGCCTCGACCTGCTGACGCCGTCCGACACGCACACGTACTGCCCGTTCAAGGGCACCGCCTCCTACTGGTCGACCCCGGACGCGGCAGACCTCGTCTGGGGCTACCCGGATCCCAAGCCCGACGTCGCCGGGATCAAGGACCACTTCTGCTTCTACGAAGTGGAAGTGTCGTGA
- a CDS encoding N-acetylmuramoyl-L-alanine amidase translates to MGAKKSDSDRRIGRRALLLGGAAAAVGTAVLAREELSHLWWRLPGVEKPRVPGAVDFRDARWVAASSANYRRADRPDDYSIDRVVIHVTQGSFASAVKVFQDPGHRAAAHYIVRRDGHITQMIRELDVAFHTGNREYNERSVGIEHEGFVERASSFTDAMYERSARLTAGICGRYAIPVDREHIIGHVEVPGTDHTDPGPHWNWDRYMKLVHRASSTKS, encoded by the coding sequence ATGGGGGCGAAGAAGAGCGACTCGGACCGGCGCATCGGGCGCCGTGCGCTGCTGCTTGGCGGGGCGGCGGCCGCCGTCGGCACCGCCGTGCTGGCGCGCGAGGAGCTGTCGCACCTGTGGTGGCGGCTGCCGGGGGTGGAGAAGCCGCGGGTGCCGGGGGCGGTCGACTTCCGGGACGCCCGGTGGGTGGCGGCCTCCTCGGCGAACTACCGGCGGGCCGACCGGCCGGACGACTACTCGATAGACCGGGTGGTCATCCATGTCACCCAGGGCAGCTTCGCGAGCGCCGTCAAGGTCTTCCAGGATCCGGGCCACCGGGCCGCGGCCCACTACATCGTCCGCAGGGACGGGCACATCACGCAGATGATCCGCGAGCTGGACGTGGCGTTCCACACGGGCAACCGGGAGTACAACGAACGCAGTGTCGGCATCGAGCACGAGGGCTTCGTGGAGCGCGCGTCGTCGTTCACGGACGCGATGTACGAGCGTTCCGCGCGGCTGACGGCCGGGATATGCGGGCGCTACGCCATACCCGTCGACCGGGAGCACATCATCGGGCATGTGGAGGTGCCGGGCACGGACCACACCGACCCGGGGCCGCACTGGAACTGGGACCGGTACATGAAGCTCGTACACCGGGCTTCGTCGACCAAGTCGTGA